The genomic region GGGATGTGCCGCAGCTCCTGCGCCAGCGCCGCGGCCTCGGCCGGCAGCACCTCAGCCAGTGCTGCGGACAGGGGGACACGGGTGAGGATGGGGGCACGGACAATGGTGCCCCCTCCCCGTCCTGGTGGCATCCGGAGGGGTCAGCACCGGCAACCAACATCCACCTGCAGCCGGGAGCGCGCTGACAACGTGGTCGGCTGTGACGGTGCCGTCGGTCAGGGTGAGCTGTGGGGAAGGAGGATGGTgatgggggatgtggggatgagggatgcagtgatggggaCATGAAGacatggggatgcagggatatggggacagggatgtgatgggaaACACAGGAATTCAGTGATGGGGGTGTAGTGATGGGGGATGTGATGGGTACTCAGGGATGCAGTGACTGGGGACaaggatgaggatgcagggatggcGACACAGGGATGTAGTGATGGGAGACACAGTGATAGGGGATGTGGTGATGGGTACTCAGGGATGCAGGCATAGGGACACAGGGATGTGTTTATGTGGgacatggggacagggacacgGAGGAATGCAGTGATGAGGGATATGGTGATGGGTACTCAGGAATGCAGTGATGGGGGGACACGGCTGAGGACacagggatgcagtgatgggGGACACGGCTGAGGACacagggatgcagtgatgggACACGGCTGAGGACacagggatgcagtgatgggacacggatgaggatgcagggatgcagtgatgggACACGGATGAGGACacagggatgcagtgatgggACATGGATGAGGACacagggatgcagtgatgggACATGGATGAGGACacagggatgcagtgatgggGGGACACAGCTGAGGACACAGGGATGCAGTGATGCAGGATATgggcacagggacacagggatggaggaaggCAATGAAGACGCTCCCCCCTCCAGGTCCGCACCTCCCAGCCGCCATGGTGGCATCGGCGCAGGCTCTGCAGGCGCTGGTGGCACCGCAGCTCCACTCCGCGCTCTCGCAGGAACTCCGCCAGCGCCTGGGGCAGTGTCTCCATCCCTCCCCGCAGCGACCATTGGCTCCAGCGCTCGGTCCGTGCCCGACGGCTCAGCCCCGACTCGGCTCCGTTCCCGTCCCCGGAGCCCAGcgccagccccagcagcaccgAGCGCCGGCTCCGCTCGGCCTGGAACAGCCTCGGGAAGCAGGAACGGGCGCTCAGCGCTCGGCAGTCCCCGGCGAACACCCCCCGGCACACACTGTCCACCGCGATGTCCGCCACCTGCGGGGCACGCAGCGctcagccccggccccgcctgCGCCTGCCGGGCCGCGATAACGGGTATCGGCCGCGGCACGCACGCACCTCCCGACCGAAGCGACGGGACGCGAACGTGTGGATGCTCTCGTCCGGTTCCGTCCCTGCCGGTGCCACGAGGTCCCGGAGGCCGCTCCACAGCAGCGCCCGTGAGAACGGCGGCACCGGCCGCAGCAGCGCCCTGCGGACGGGGGGGTCAGGGCACAGCACCGCGGGGGCACCGGGAACGGGCAGCACCGGGCACCTACCCCAGCCCCGACGGCAGCTTGTGCAGGGCCCCAGCCACGTACAGGAACCGGTTCCTGGAGGCCGGGTGGTCCCCGGGCACGGGCAGGACCGCACCGGCCAGGCCGAGCTCCGACACCTGCGGGGACGGGGGGGACGGGATCGGACCCCATCACCAACCGAGCGGCCCCGCACACAGCCGGGACCATCCCagaccccatccccccccaagGGTCCCCCCTCGGGTCCCCAAACCAACCCGAGACCACCCCCAGACCCCCACTGCACCCCAATCCTGTTACCATGTGCAAGGTGTCGGCTCCCGCAGCCCCCCCGGGCCGGATCCCCCTCGGGCCATGCTCGAACACGGCCCCGTCGGCAGCGCGGGTGCTCTGCAGCCACCCCCCGAGCCGGGCGCcggcctccagcagcagcacctgcgGACCGGGACCCGCCGGTAACACCGGTACCTACCGGTAACACCGGGACCCGCCGGTAACACCTGGAGCCACCGGTAACACCGGAACCCACCGGTAACACCGGAACCCACCCCCCGGTGCCCCCGGGCTCACCTTGGGCGGCCGAGGACCGCGGCTCAGGTGGTAGCAGGCGGCCAGGCCGCTGATGCCGCCCCCGACCACAGCCACGGTCGGTGCCATGGAGGCCCCGCACCGGCCCCGCTACCGGAGCCCGGAGGGGGAGGCTCCGCCCCCTCTCCTGATAAGGACAGAGGGAGGGACT from Melopsittacus undulatus isolate bMelUnd1 chromosome 20, bMelUnd1.mat.Z, whole genome shotgun sequence harbors:
- the PPOX gene encoding protoporphyrinogen oxidase isoform X4, translating into MARGGSGPGGLREPTPCTWCRSSAWPVRSCPCPGTTRPPGTGSCTWLGPCTSCRRGWGRCCGRCRRSHGRCCGAASGTSWHRQGRNRTRASTRSRPVASVGRLFQAERSRRSVLLGLALGSGDGNGAESGLSRRARTERWSQWSLRGGMETLPQALAEFLRERGVELRCHQRLQSLRRCHHGGWELTLTDGTVTADHVVSALPAAALAEVLPAEAAALAQELRHIPAVSVAVVNLQYKDVTLPVTGFGHLVPSSEDGSLLGIVYDSVAFPEHNGTGAASLRLTVMLGGAWFEQSFGDPATVAPELLLHRAQAAVREQLGLEPAPTHSIVRVHQACIPQYTLGHWQRTGKWVLRSGGAPDAPSPVPSTHPGPTERISRFLAEHHLPLSLIGASYSGVSVNDCIASAKAAVERLLGPRH
- the PPOX gene encoding protoporphyrinogen oxidase isoform X1 translates to MAPTVAVVGGGISGLAACYHLSRGPRPPKVLLLEAGARLGGWLQSTRAADGAVFEHGPRGIRPGGAAGADTLHMVSELGLAGAVLPVPGDHPASRNRFLYVAGALHKLPSGLGALLRPVPPFSRALLWSGLRDLVAPAGTEPDESIHTFASRRFGREVADIAVDSVCRGVFAGDCRALSARSCFPRLFQAERSRRSVLLGLALGSGDGNGAESGLSRRARTERWSQWSLRGGMETLPQALAEFLRERGVELRCHQRLQSLRRCHHGGWELTLTDGTVTADHVVSALPAAALAEVLPAEAAALAQELRHIPAVSVAVVNLQYKDVTLPVTGFGHLVPSSEDGSLLGIVYDSVAFPEHNGTGAASLRLTVMLGGAWFEQSFGDPATVAPELLLHRAQAAVREQLGLEPAPTHSIVRVHQACIPQYTLGHWQRTGKWVLRSGGAPDAPSPVPSTHPGPTERISRFLAEHHLPLSLIGASYSGVSVNDCIASAKAAVERLLGPRH
- the PPOX gene encoding protoporphyrinogen oxidase isoform X3, translated to MAPTVAVVGGGISGLAACYHLSRGPRPPKVLLLEAGARLGGWLQSTRAADGAVFEHGPRGIRPGGAAGADTLHMVSELGLAGAVLPVPGDHPASRNRFLYVAGALHKLPSGLGLFQAERSRRSVLLGLALGSGDGNGAESGLSRRARTERWSQWSLRGGMETLPQALAEFLRERGVELRCHQRLQSLRRCHHGGWELTLTDGTVTADHVVSALPAAALAEVLPAEAAALAQELRHIPAVSVAVVNLQYKDVTLPVTGFGHLVPSSEDGSLLGIVYDSVAFPEHNGTGAASLRLTVMLGGAWFEQSFGDPATVAPELLLHRAQAAVREQLGLEPAPTHSIVRVHQACIPQYTLGHWQRTGKWVLRSGGAPDAPSPVPSTHPGPTERISRFLAEHHLPLSLIGASYSGVSVNDCIASAKAAVERLLGPRH
- the PPOX gene encoding protoporphyrinogen oxidase isoform X2 encodes the protein MAPTVAVVGGGISGLAACYHLSRGPRPPKVLLLEAGARLGGWLQSTRAADGAVFEHGPRGIRPGGAAGADTLHMVSELGLAGAVLPVPGDHPASRNRFLYVAGALHKLPSGLGALLRPVPPFSRALLWSGLRDLVAPAGTEPDESIHTFASRRFGREVADIAVDSVCRGVFAGDCRALSARSCFPRLFQAERSRRSVLLGLALGSGDGNGAESGLSRRARTERWSQWSLRGGMETLPQALAEFLRERGVELRCHQRLQSLRRCHHGGWELTLTDGTVTADHVVSALPAAALAEVLPAEAAALAQELRHIPAVSVAVVNLQYKDVTLPVTGFGHLVPSSEDGSLLGIVYDSVAFPEHNGTGAASLRLTVMLGGAWFEQSFGDPATVAPELLLHRAQAAVREQLGLEPAPTHSIVRVHQACIPQYTLGHWQRTERISRFLAEHHLPLSLIGASYSGVSVNDCIASAKAAVERLLGPRH